The following proteins are encoded in a genomic region of Rhinolophus ferrumequinum isolate MPI-CBG mRhiFer1 chromosome 17, mRhiFer1_v1.p, whole genome shotgun sequence:
- the APRG1 gene encoding LOW QUALITY PROTEIN: AP20 region protein 1 (The sequence of the model RefSeq protein was modified relative to this genomic sequence to represent the inferred CDS: deleted 1 base in 1 codon) produces MKTMATRKRCKLPRTGQDFENVIKSLLCVRIFHTRIGGDLTPAIINRGRPANAEQMGLYASAKHVNVFPLDLWTQDDSMLVSLVKNKVNAVGETINMPG; encoded by the exons ATGAAAACAATGGCAACAAGAAAAAGGTGTAAACTTCCCAGAACAGGCcaagattttgaaaatgtgataaaGAGTTTATTGTGTGTCCGAATTTTTCACACAAGAATTGGAGGAGATTTAACACCAGCAATAATAAACAGAGGAAGACCAGCTAATGCAGAGCAGATGGGCCTGTACGCTAGTGCAAAGCATGTCAAC GTGTTCCCCTTGGATCTATGGACTCAAGATGACTCAATGCTGGtttctttagttaaaaataaagttaatgcAGTGGGAGAAACCATAAATATGCCAGGTTAG